The window ATGCAAATAAAATGGTTATAGTTGGTTTTTCTGCTGGTGGATTGCTAGCTGCTATGTATAGTACTCAGTGGCATAGGGATTGGTTAGCCGAATCACTTGGTGTTTCAAAGAATTTGCTTAAACCCAATGCTGTTGTTCTTGCATATCCAGCTGGTCTCGACTTTGTTACAATGTACAATATTTTTAGGGGTGGGGTAGGGCCTGGTGCTGAAGTATTTCATACAATGGCTTCTCTTATGCTGGGGTCAGAAGAGTTTACATTGGAGAAGTTGAGAGAAATAAGCCCAGTAACATATGTAGATAGCAACACGCCACCAACATTTATATGGACAACAGCTGATGACTCTGTTGTGCCTGTTGAAAGCATTTTATCCTATGCTCATGCATTAGCAGCAAATAAAGTTCCTTTCGAGCTACATGTGTTTGCCAGTGGTGTTCACGGGCTTTCACTAGCTGATAAAACAACGGCTAGAACTTCGGATCAAATAAATCCCCATGTTGCTAAGTGGATTGATTTGGTTTTGAGTTGGTTGCAAAACCATGTCTTTAAGGAGTGAGCAAGGTGTGAAACATTAAAAATGTTTGTTGTGTATAAAAATTTGCATGGGAAAGCTATTTCCTTTTTGCTTTAGCCTTCGGCTTGGTAACAGGCAATACTGCTTTAGATGTTTCAAGAGATCTGTATGCATCTACTGAGACAAAGGCTATAATTGCTAGTCCAAAGCCCATCAATGCTGCAGCTCCAAATAATCCTCTAGCATCTATTTTGCATACGTATTTCAACTCTTGTTGGCTCCACGACGAGGGAGTTAAATCAATTTTTATCGATGGCGATGTTTCATATGTTAGAGATGTTATGTTGAATGATACTATTTTGAAACTGTTTTTTGCATTGATTTCCACTGTATAGTTTCCTGGGGGTAGAGAGGATAGTGTTGCTATAAACCTTTGGTCAGAAACAACATTAGCACTATATTGAAGTGGCACATAGGCAAGGGAATTGTTCTTGCTATCCCTAAGCAAAACAGAGCCATCAACACCACCAGAGCTTGAAACTATGTTGAATTGCATAAGAAATGGTGCAACAGCTATTTTATCAAGGTGAAAGCTGTAGACATAGGATTTGCCAGCATCTATAGATACATTAGCTATTTTAGCAAAAACAAGCACATTATACCGTGTGTAGTTTCCTAAAAGCGATAAAGCACCTTCAAACTTGTTTGGCACAGAAACATAAGTTGTGCAAGTCTCTATATCAACACCATAGTTAGATAATATCATAGCCCATCCAATAACAAATACAAACACTCCAACACCAATTAAAACAATTGCAACATCCCTACTCAACATAGCAACCAAACCACAGATAACCCAAAAATATGGCTAAACAATATAAACTCTTTTGGTCTATTCACAAAAGCCTCATCTACAAACATCTTTGCTAAACCAGTTTTACACTTTTAACGGATTTTTAGCTGTATGTAATACCAGTAGAAAGTAAGAGAGTTGCTATATATTTTAAGAATAATCTGTAGAAAAATCTGCATTAAACCTTGTCTTTATCTTCACCTCTTCTTAAGATGTTTTGCAATGGCTGATAAATCTATTCTTCTATTGTTTTTAATGATTATGTAGCTTTCCTCTCTAGAGATTTTATCGACTACACCCTCAACAATTTTTGCATTCCAATATCGTCATAGAGAATTTTGTATCCTATGACAAGCCCAGATACTATTCCCCCTGGTTCTGCATTCTCCTTAAGCATATCTATATCAAATACAATAACATCTACAGGTTTTCTACACAAAGCTTTAACATTTCTTGCAACCTCTACTTCTATCGCCAGCTTCTCCTTAGCATTTACAAGCTTATCAACAATTAGAAGAGTATCTATATCCCTACTCTTTAGCGGATTATAGACATAGCTACCAAATAGAACAAGGGCTTTAAGAGTTTTGCTATAGCTTTCCACAACACGTTTAACAATCAATAACAGCTCTTCGCTTAAGATAGTTTCTCACCACCTCCAAAGCTTTTTCAGCATCTATAACATCTTCTGGCCCCCAGAACCTCTCAAGCATGAGAAAAGGGTATCTAGACCTGGTATAATACTCAGTGAGATACTCCAAAGCATTAACAACTACGTCGAATTCCCCAACCCACTCACTCTCAAAAACCTCCACAAATATCCCTATAAGCTCGGGTCCATGATTGTAAATAACCCTCCTCCTCAATTCAGCATAGCCTTAACAGCTTTCTCTACACACTGCTGCGCATAGAAAATCGTCTGTGGATAATCATTGAATTTAAGCGCTCTCTCAGCTCTTTCAAGATCCTTGGCAGCCTCCTCAAAATATTTTCTAGCAAACTTCTCAAAGATATTCACATCCCAACCCCCTTATCAATTCATTAATTTACTTTATATAGCAACTTCGCACTTTCAATTCCATTTATCAGAGTCTTGGGCACTTACTACAATTTGCGTTAATTAGATATAAAAGGCTTAAAGCTAAGATTACCAACCCATGATATTTATACAATACCAAATATTAATGAACTGATTAGCTTATCTCCTTCTATCCTAAAGGGCAAGGCTTTCAGTTGTAAAATCAGAATAGGGTAAATCCCCACCTTTTGCCTCCATTCTAAATTGTGATTTCATATATAAATTCTATTCAATTACCTGGGGATTCACATTATTGTTTATGCTAAGGTTTTAAGGATATGATTTGATGTTAGAATGAGATATTTGATACAGAGATCTTCATTCAGTTACAGATCTGTAGATATAAGAGGTGGTCATAAGAACAAATAGCTTTTTGGCATTAGGTTTATAAGCCTAATTCGCTTTAATTCTTCTGATGTGTAAGTTTATGATTAGAGCTAAGATTGATGATAGACTTGAGTTGAAGTTCAGAGAGTTGGCTATGAAGAGATTTGGTTACAGTAAAGGGGCAATTAGCAAGGCTGTTGAGGAAGCCATCTTAATGTGGATAAAGTTTGTTGAAAGAGAATCCATTGTTTTTGAAGGTGATCCCGTCGAAGTCATTGATGGAATTTTATCCGAGATTGACATGGACTCTGTTGAACTTCAACATAAAATTAAGGACATATGGGTCTCCACAGCGGTAAACTAAGTGTATTTAATAGACACAAACATATTCTTAGAGGTAATGCTAAGACGTGGCAGGAGTTCTGAATGTAAAGAGTTACTTATGAGGCTTAGAGATGGAAGGGTAGATGGTGTTGTAACGGATTTTACGATATACTCAATAATGATATTGCTTGGTAGGCTCCATAAATACAATGCTTTAAGGAATTTCCTACTAAGTCTCACAGCATACAAAGGTCTCCATATATATAATACATCAATTAGCGAGAAAATTAAAGCTGTGGAGATAGCAAAAGAAACAGGCTTGGATATAGATGACGCCATACAATATGCTGTAGCATTATCCATAAATGCCAAAGCCATAATATCCTTTGATAAACACTTCAATAATCTAAAGATTCCTCGAAAAGAACCCAAAGACTTAATACATCTAGAAAAGTGAAGCATTCAATCGTCTCAATAGTACTAAAAGTATCCAATCTATGATGATTATTTACATGCAGTAGCCTTTTAGTTAAATCTCGTTGAACCAACCATTTCCAGTCCATAAGTTGATATAGGTCTTGCTAGAACTAATTACACCTCTACCCCACAATTCATCATGGCATGCAAGTTGCTTGGTGCGGGGATTGGGGTAGCCTTCGGGAAGTCAAAGACATAACCTTCCACATTGGGTCTTGCAAAAACCAAGATAGAAGAGTTATAAAAACTTCAAAAACCTTTCCCTTTGCAATTGTTGCTAGTCATCATCAGAGACGATAGGCTTCTGAAAAGATTAAAGCATGAAAAGCCTGTAAATCTATCGCCATTTCCGCCTTGGAAAAGCAAGGCTTCTAGCTGGATTTTATTTAGATTCATCTTTCGGAGGCTGGAATGGGGTTGGACATGCTTATTAAATTCATTGTATTTGTTGTTTAAATTGTTTAAATTTTAAATGTTTAAAGAGAAGAGTTAAAGGCTTTTTCATTGGTTGTTTTTCTGAGGTTGTTGTTTCATGGCTATTTATCCTGTTAAGCATGTTTCGTGGGATGAGGTTGTTGAGTGGAGCACTAGACTTGCAGCAAAGGTAAAAGAAAGTGGTTATAAACCTGATGTTGTTGTTGCTGTTGGTAGAGGTGGCTATGTTGTTTCTAGGTTGTTATGCGATTTGCTTGATGTTGATAGGCTTGTAGCTTTGCCTATTAGGTGGAGAGAGCAGTTTAGAAGGCGTGGCGAGGGGTATTTAGCTGATTTGATAAGGTGTTTTGCTAAGGCAAAGCAAGTTGA of the Ignisphaera cupida genome contains:
- a CDS encoding alpha/beta hydrolase, producing MKTEVIRLRDERPVTLATYVLDLSPQVSWERRPAVIVCPGGGLMYTSNREAEPVAAVFLSRGYHAFVLRYTTADMGVKKVYPDILYDLAKTVAIVRSKADEWGVDANKMVIVGFSAGGLLAAMYSTQWHRDWLAESLGVSKNLLKPNAVVLAYPAGLDFVTMYNIFRGGVGPGAEVFHTMASLMLGSEEFTLEKLREISPVTYVDSNTPPTFIWTTADDSVVPVESILSYAHALAANKVPFELHVFASGVHGLSLADKTTARTSDQINPHVAKWIDLVLSWLQNHVFKE
- a CDS encoding nucleotidyltransferase domain-containing protein; its protein translation is MIVKRVVESYSKTLKALVLFGSYVYNPLKSRDIDTLLIVDKLVNAKEKLAIEVEVARNVKALCRKPVDVIVFDIDMLKENAEPGGIVSGLVIGYKILYDDIGMQKLLRV
- a CDS encoding HEPN domain-containing protein codes for the protein MNIFEKFARKYFEEAAKDLERAERALKFNDYPQTIFYAQQCVEKAVKAMLN
- a CDS encoding type II toxin-antitoxin system VapC family toxin — protein: MYLIDTNIFLEVMLRRGRSSECKELLMRLRDGRVDGVVTDFTIYSIMILLGRLHKYNALRNFLLSLTAYKGLHIYNTSISEKIKAVEIAKETGLDIDDAIQYAVALSINAKAIISFDKHFNNLKIPRKEPKDLIHLEK